A DNA window from Ovis aries strain OAR_USU_Benz2616 breed Rambouillet chromosome 7, ARS-UI_Ramb_v3.0, whole genome shotgun sequence contains the following coding sequences:
- the SHF gene encoding SH2 domain-containing adapter protein F isoform X2: MLLSGAPPAGSGPGPRAQGSAGGGPAGSRRGAGGAGAGPGGGGSGGVAKWLREHLGFRGGGGGGGGGGGKPAPPEPDYRPPAPSPAAPPAPPPDILAAYRLQRERDFEDPYSGGPSGTAALATPAAPGPTPPPRHGSPPHRLIRVETPGPPAPPPEERISGHPASSDRLAILEDYADPFDVQETGEGPIGASGAPEKVPENDGYMEPYEAQKMMAEIRGSKETAAQPLPLYDTPYEPEEEGATPEGEGAPWPRESRLPEDDERPPEEYDQPWEWKKERISKAFAVDIKVIKDLPWPPPVGQLDSSPSLPTGDRDISGPASPVPEPSQEDGSAQFEGSEKSCLSPGREEKGRLPPRLSAGNPKSAKPLSVEPSSPLGEWTDPALPLENQVWYHGAISRTDAENLLRLCKEASYLVRNSETSKNDFSLSLNSIPVKAGMVQSTERHQGLAPNRAESGPCLIPRSEGGGRPGHCSSPG, from the exons ATGTTACTGAGCGGAGCTCCTCCGGCCGGCTCCGGCCCGGGGCCGCGGGCGCAGGGGAGCGCTGGGGGCGGCCCGGCAGGATCGCGCCGCGGCGCCGGGGGTGCAGGAGCGGGCCCAGGAGGGGGCGGCAGCGGCGGAGTGGCCAAGTGGCTCCGGGAGCATCTGGGCTTCCGCggggggggcggcggcggcggcggaggtgGGGGCAAGCCGGCGCCCCCTGAGCCGGACTACCGGCCCCCGGCACCTTCCCCGGCGGCGCCCCCCGCACCTCCCCCGGACATTTTGGCTGCCTACCGGCTGCAGAGGGAGCGTGACTTCGAAGACCCCTACTCCGGGGGGCCGTCCGGCACCGCTGCCCTAgccacccccgccgcccccggcccCACGCCGCCCCCGCGCCACGGCTCGCCCCCCCACCGCCTTATTCGGGTCGAGACCCCTGGCCCCCCGGCTCCTCCGCCTGAGGAACGAATCTCTGGACACCCCGCCAGCAGCGACAGG TTAGCAATTCTAGAAGACTATGCGGACCCTTTTGATGTTCAGGAGACTGGCGAAGGCCCAATAGGTGCTTCAGGAGCCCCAGAGAAGGTCCCTGAAAATGACGGCTACATGGAACCCTATGAGGCACAAAAGATGATGGCCG AGATCCGGGGCTCCAAGGAGACAGCAGCTCAGCCCCTGCCTCTGTATGACACACCCTATGAGCCAGAGGAGGAGGGGGCCACCCCAGAGGGTGAGGGAGCCCCCTGGCCCCGGGAGTCCCGCCTGCCAGAGGATGATGAGAGGCCCCCCGAGGAGTATGACCAGCCCTGGGAGTGGAAGAAGGAGCGGATTTCCAAAGCCTTTGCAG TTGACATTAAGGTCATCAAAGACCTACCTTGGCCTCCGCCCGTGGGACAGCTGGACagcagcccctccctgcccaccgGGGACAGGGACATCTCCGgtccagcctcccccgtccccgAGCCCAGCCAGGAGGATGGCAGCG CCCAGTTTGAAGGATCTGAGAAGAGCTGTCTGTCACCTggccgggaggagaaggggcgccTCCCTCCCCGACTCTCTGCAGGGAACCCCAAATCAGCCAAGCCCCTAAGCGTGGAGCCCAGCAGCCCCTTGGGGGAGTGGACAGACCCAGCACTGCCTCTGGAAAACCAGGT CTGGTATCACGGGGCCATCAGCCGAACAGATGCCGAGAACCTGCTCCGGCTGTGCAAAGAGGCCAGCTATCTGGTGCGCAACAGTGAGACCAGCAAGAACGACTTCTCCCTGTCCCTCAA TTCCATCCCCGTCAAGGCTGGTATGGTCCAAAGCACGGAGAGACATCAGGGTCTGGCTCCAAACAGAGCAGAGTCTGGGCCCTGCCTTATCCCAAGGAGTGAAGGAGGGGGCCGGCCTGGACACTGCTCCAGCCCAGGCTGA
- the SHF gene encoding SH2 domain-containing adapter protein F isoform X3 — protein MLLSGAPPAGSGPGPRAQGSAGGGPAGSRRGAGGAGAGPGGGGSGGVAKWLREHLGFRGGGGGGGGGGGKPAPPEPDYRPPAPSPAAPPAPPPDILAAYRLQRERDFEDPYSGGPSGTAALATPAAPGPTPPPRHGSPPHRLIRVETPGPPAPPPEERISGHPASSDRLAILEDYADPFDVQETGEGPIGASGAPEKVPENDGYMEPYEAQKMMAEIRGSKETAAQPLPLYDTPYEPEEEGATPEGEGAPWPRESRLPEDDERPPEEYDQPWEWKKERISKAFAAQFEGSEKSCLSPGREEKGRLPPRLSAGNPKSAKPLSVEPSSPLGEWTDPALPLENQVWYHGAISRTDAENLLRLCKEASYLVRNSETSKNDFSLSLKSSQGFMHMKLSRTKEHKFVLGQNSPPFSSVPEIVHHYASRKLPIKGAEHMSLLYPVAIRTL, from the exons ATGTTACTGAGCGGAGCTCCTCCGGCCGGCTCCGGCCCGGGGCCGCGGGCGCAGGGGAGCGCTGGGGGCGGCCCGGCAGGATCGCGCCGCGGCGCCGGGGGTGCAGGAGCGGGCCCAGGAGGGGGCGGCAGCGGCGGAGTGGCCAAGTGGCTCCGGGAGCATCTGGGCTTCCGCggggggggcggcggcggcggcggaggtgGGGGCAAGCCGGCGCCCCCTGAGCCGGACTACCGGCCCCCGGCACCTTCCCCGGCGGCGCCCCCCGCACCTCCCCCGGACATTTTGGCTGCCTACCGGCTGCAGAGGGAGCGTGACTTCGAAGACCCCTACTCCGGGGGGCCGTCCGGCACCGCTGCCCTAgccacccccgccgcccccggcccCACGCCGCCCCCGCGCCACGGCTCGCCCCCCCACCGCCTTATTCGGGTCGAGACCCCTGGCCCCCCGGCTCCTCCGCCTGAGGAACGAATCTCTGGACACCCCGCCAGCAGCGACAGG TTAGCAATTCTAGAAGACTATGCGGACCCTTTTGATGTTCAGGAGACTGGCGAAGGCCCAATAGGTGCTTCAGGAGCCCCAGAGAAGGTCCCTGAAAATGACGGCTACATGGAACCCTATGAGGCACAAAAGATGATGGCCG AGATCCGGGGCTCCAAGGAGACAGCAGCTCAGCCCCTGCCTCTGTATGACACACCCTATGAGCCAGAGGAGGAGGGGGCCACCCCAGAGGGTGAGGGAGCCCCCTGGCCCCGGGAGTCCCGCCTGCCAGAGGATGATGAGAGGCCCCCCGAGGAGTATGACCAGCCCTGGGAGTGGAAGAAGGAGCGGATTTCCAAAGCCTTTGCAG CCCAGTTTGAAGGATCTGAGAAGAGCTGTCTGTCACCTggccgggaggagaaggggcgccTCCCTCCCCGACTCTCTGCAGGGAACCCCAAATCAGCCAAGCCCCTAAGCGTGGAGCCCAGCAGCCCCTTGGGGGAGTGGACAGACCCAGCACTGCCTCTGGAAAACCAGGT CTGGTATCACGGGGCCATCAGCCGAACAGATGCCGAGAACCTGCTCCGGCTGTGCAAAGAGGCCAGCTATCTGGTGCGCAACAGTGAGACCAGCAAGAACGACTTCTCCCTGTCCCTCAA gAGCAGTCAGGGTTTCATGCATATGAAGCTGTCCCGGACCAAGGAACACAAGTTCGTGCTGGGCCAGAACAGCCCGCCCTTCAGCAGCGTCCCAGAGATCGTGCACCACTACGCCAGCCGCAAGCTGCCCATCAAGGGCGCGGAGCACATGTCCCTGCTCTACCCCGTGGCCATCCGGACTCTGTAG
- the SHF gene encoding SH2 domain-containing adapter protein F isoform X1, translating into MLLSGAPPAGSGPGPRAQGSAGGGPAGSRRGAGGAGAGPGGGGSGGVAKWLREHLGFRGGGGGGGGGGGKPAPPEPDYRPPAPSPAAPPAPPPDILAAYRLQRERDFEDPYSGGPSGTAALATPAAPGPTPPPRHGSPPHRLIRVETPGPPAPPPEERISGHPASSDRLAILEDYADPFDVQETGEGPIGASGAPEKVPENDGYMEPYEAQKMMAEIRGSKETAAQPLPLYDTPYEPEEEGATPEGEGAPWPRESRLPEDDERPPEEYDQPWEWKKERISKAFAVDIKVIKDLPWPPPVGQLDSSPSLPTGDRDISGPASPVPEPSQEDGSAQFEGSEKSCLSPGREEKGRLPPRLSAGNPKSAKPLSVEPSSPLGEWTDPALPLENQVWYHGAISRTDAENLLRLCKEASYLVRNSETSKNDFSLSLKSSQGFMHMKLSRTKEHKFVLGQNSPPFSSVPEIVHHYASRKLPIKGAEHMSLLYPVAIRTL; encoded by the exons ATGTTACTGAGCGGAGCTCCTCCGGCCGGCTCCGGCCCGGGGCCGCGGGCGCAGGGGAGCGCTGGGGGCGGCCCGGCAGGATCGCGCCGCGGCGCCGGGGGTGCAGGAGCGGGCCCAGGAGGGGGCGGCAGCGGCGGAGTGGCCAAGTGGCTCCGGGAGCATCTGGGCTTCCGCggggggggcggcggcggcggcggaggtgGGGGCAAGCCGGCGCCCCCTGAGCCGGACTACCGGCCCCCGGCACCTTCCCCGGCGGCGCCCCCCGCACCTCCCCCGGACATTTTGGCTGCCTACCGGCTGCAGAGGGAGCGTGACTTCGAAGACCCCTACTCCGGGGGGCCGTCCGGCACCGCTGCCCTAgccacccccgccgcccccggcccCACGCCGCCCCCGCGCCACGGCTCGCCCCCCCACCGCCTTATTCGGGTCGAGACCCCTGGCCCCCCGGCTCCTCCGCCTGAGGAACGAATCTCTGGACACCCCGCCAGCAGCGACAGG TTAGCAATTCTAGAAGACTATGCGGACCCTTTTGATGTTCAGGAGACTGGCGAAGGCCCAATAGGTGCTTCAGGAGCCCCAGAGAAGGTCCCTGAAAATGACGGCTACATGGAACCCTATGAGGCACAAAAGATGATGGCCG AGATCCGGGGCTCCAAGGAGACAGCAGCTCAGCCCCTGCCTCTGTATGACACACCCTATGAGCCAGAGGAGGAGGGGGCCACCCCAGAGGGTGAGGGAGCCCCCTGGCCCCGGGAGTCCCGCCTGCCAGAGGATGATGAGAGGCCCCCCGAGGAGTATGACCAGCCCTGGGAGTGGAAGAAGGAGCGGATTTCCAAAGCCTTTGCAG TTGACATTAAGGTCATCAAAGACCTACCTTGGCCTCCGCCCGTGGGACAGCTGGACagcagcccctccctgcccaccgGGGACAGGGACATCTCCGgtccagcctcccccgtccccgAGCCCAGCCAGGAGGATGGCAGCG CCCAGTTTGAAGGATCTGAGAAGAGCTGTCTGTCACCTggccgggaggagaaggggcgccTCCCTCCCCGACTCTCTGCAGGGAACCCCAAATCAGCCAAGCCCCTAAGCGTGGAGCCCAGCAGCCCCTTGGGGGAGTGGACAGACCCAGCACTGCCTCTGGAAAACCAGGT CTGGTATCACGGGGCCATCAGCCGAACAGATGCCGAGAACCTGCTCCGGCTGTGCAAAGAGGCCAGCTATCTGGTGCGCAACAGTGAGACCAGCAAGAACGACTTCTCCCTGTCCCTCAA gAGCAGTCAGGGTTTCATGCATATGAAGCTGTCCCGGACCAAGGAACACAAGTTCGTGCTGGGCCAGAACAGCCCGCCCTTCAGCAGCGTCCCAGAGATCGTGCACCACTACGCCAGCCGCAAGCTGCCCATCAAGGGCGCGGAGCACATGTCCCTGCTCTACCCCGTGGCCATCCGGACTCTGTAG
- the SHF gene encoding SH2 domain-containing adapter protein F isoform X4, whose translation MLLSGAPPAGSGPGPRAQGSAGGGPAGSRRGAGGAGAGPGGGGSGGVAKWLREHLGFRGGGGGGGGGGGKPAPPEPDYRPPAPSPAAPPAPPPDILAAYRLQRERDFEDPYSGGPSGTAALATPAAPGPTPPPRHGSPPHRLIRVETPGPPAPPPEERISGHPASSDRLAILEDYADPFDVQETGEGPIGASGAPEKVPENDGYMEPYEAQKMMAEIRGSKETAAQPLPLYDTPYEPEEEGATPEGEGAPWPRESRLPEDDERPPEEYDQPWEWKKERISKAFAAGITGPSAEQMPRTCSGCAKRPAIWCATVRPARTTSPCPSSEWGLLAGGSRQDEPVRMSPRGKSARTTGRTGGVSILSPVPSQAGENFIPCEHVLTLGQARAPEV comes from the exons ATGTTACTGAGCGGAGCTCCTCCGGCCGGCTCCGGCCCGGGGCCGCGGGCGCAGGGGAGCGCTGGGGGCGGCCCGGCAGGATCGCGCCGCGGCGCCGGGGGTGCAGGAGCGGGCCCAGGAGGGGGCGGCAGCGGCGGAGTGGCCAAGTGGCTCCGGGAGCATCTGGGCTTCCGCggggggggcggcggcggcggcggaggtgGGGGCAAGCCGGCGCCCCCTGAGCCGGACTACCGGCCCCCGGCACCTTCCCCGGCGGCGCCCCCCGCACCTCCCCCGGACATTTTGGCTGCCTACCGGCTGCAGAGGGAGCGTGACTTCGAAGACCCCTACTCCGGGGGGCCGTCCGGCACCGCTGCCCTAgccacccccgccgcccccggcccCACGCCGCCCCCGCGCCACGGCTCGCCCCCCCACCGCCTTATTCGGGTCGAGACCCCTGGCCCCCCGGCTCCTCCGCCTGAGGAACGAATCTCTGGACACCCCGCCAGCAGCGACAGG TTAGCAATTCTAGAAGACTATGCGGACCCTTTTGATGTTCAGGAGACTGGCGAAGGCCCAATAGGTGCTTCAGGAGCCCCAGAGAAGGTCCCTGAAAATGACGGCTACATGGAACCCTATGAGGCACAAAAGATGATGGCCG AGATCCGGGGCTCCAAGGAGACAGCAGCTCAGCCCCTGCCTCTGTATGACACACCCTATGAGCCAGAGGAGGAGGGGGCCACCCCAGAGGGTGAGGGAGCCCCCTGGCCCCGGGAGTCCCGCCTGCCAGAGGATGATGAGAGGCCCCCCGAGGAGTATGACCAGCCCTGGGAGTGGAAGAAGGAGCGGATTTCCAAAGCCTTTGCAG CTGGTATCACGGGGCCATCAGCCGAACAGATGCCGAGAACCTGCTCCGGCTGTGCAAAGAGGCCAGCTATCTGGTGCGCAACAGTGAGACCAGCAAGAACGACTTCTCCCTGTCCCTCAAGTGAGTGGGGCCTGCTGGCTGGGGGCTCTAGACAAGATGAGCCTGTCAGGATGAGTCCAAGGGGAAAGAGTGCAAGGACTACCGGCAGGACGGGAGGAGTCTCCATTCTCTCTCCTGTGCCCAGCCAGGCTGGAGAGAACTTCATCCCCTGTGAACACGTGCTGACTCTGGGCCAAGCCCGGGCACCTGAGGTTTGA
- the SHF gene encoding SH2 domain-containing adapter protein F isoform X6 — protein sequence MLLSGAPPAGSGPGPRAQGSAGGGPAGSRRGAGGAGAGPGGGGSGGVAKWLREHLGFRGGGGGGGGGGGKPAPPEPDYRPPAPSPAAPPAPPPDILAAYRLQRERDFEDPYSGGPSGTAALATPAAPGPTPPPRHGSPPHRLIRVETPGPPAPPPEERISGHPASSDRLAILEDYADPFDVQETGEGPIGASGAPEKVPENDGYMEPYEAQKMMAEIRGSKETAAQPLPLYDTPYEPEEEGATPEGEGAPWPRESRLPEDDERPPEEYDQPWEWKKERISKAFAAGITGPSAEQMPRTCSGCAKRPAIWCATVRPARTTSPCPSRAVRVSCI from the exons ATGTTACTGAGCGGAGCTCCTCCGGCCGGCTCCGGCCCGGGGCCGCGGGCGCAGGGGAGCGCTGGGGGCGGCCCGGCAGGATCGCGCCGCGGCGCCGGGGGTGCAGGAGCGGGCCCAGGAGGGGGCGGCAGCGGCGGAGTGGCCAAGTGGCTCCGGGAGCATCTGGGCTTCCGCggggggggcggcggcggcggcggaggtgGGGGCAAGCCGGCGCCCCCTGAGCCGGACTACCGGCCCCCGGCACCTTCCCCGGCGGCGCCCCCCGCACCTCCCCCGGACATTTTGGCTGCCTACCGGCTGCAGAGGGAGCGTGACTTCGAAGACCCCTACTCCGGGGGGCCGTCCGGCACCGCTGCCCTAgccacccccgccgcccccggcccCACGCCGCCCCCGCGCCACGGCTCGCCCCCCCACCGCCTTATTCGGGTCGAGACCCCTGGCCCCCCGGCTCCTCCGCCTGAGGAACGAATCTCTGGACACCCCGCCAGCAGCGACAGG TTAGCAATTCTAGAAGACTATGCGGACCCTTTTGATGTTCAGGAGACTGGCGAAGGCCCAATAGGTGCTTCAGGAGCCCCAGAGAAGGTCCCTGAAAATGACGGCTACATGGAACCCTATGAGGCACAAAAGATGATGGCCG AGATCCGGGGCTCCAAGGAGACAGCAGCTCAGCCCCTGCCTCTGTATGACACACCCTATGAGCCAGAGGAGGAGGGGGCCACCCCAGAGGGTGAGGGAGCCCCCTGGCCCCGGGAGTCCCGCCTGCCAGAGGATGATGAGAGGCCCCCCGAGGAGTATGACCAGCCCTGGGAGTGGAAGAAGGAGCGGATTTCCAAAGCCTTTGCAG CTGGTATCACGGGGCCATCAGCCGAACAGATGCCGAGAACCTGCTCCGGCTGTGCAAAGAGGCCAGCTATCTGGTGCGCAACAGTGAGACCAGCAAGAACGACTTCTCCCTGTCCCTCAA gAGCAGTCAGGGTTTCATGCATATGA
- the SHF gene encoding SH2 domain-containing adapter protein F isoform X5 yields the protein MLLSGAPPAGSGPGPRAQGSAGGGPAGSRRGAGGAGAGPGGGGSGGVAKWLREHLGFRGGGGGGGGGGGKPAPPEPDYRPPAPSPAAPPAPPPDILAAYRLQRERDFEDPYSGGPSGTAALATPAAPGPTPPPRHGSPPHRLIRVETPGPPAPPPEERISGHPASSDRLAILEDYADPFDVQETGEGPIGASGAPEKVPENDGYMEPYEAQKMMAEIRGSKETAAQPLPLYDTPYEPEEEGATPEGEGAPWPRESRLPEDDERPPEEYDQPWEWKKERISKAFAAGITGPSAEQMPRTCSGCAKRPAIWCATVRPARTTSPCPSIPSPSRLVWSKARRDIRVWLQTEQSLGPALSQGVKEGAGLDTAPAQADLGLPASVCQSLVCI from the exons ATGTTACTGAGCGGAGCTCCTCCGGCCGGCTCCGGCCCGGGGCCGCGGGCGCAGGGGAGCGCTGGGGGCGGCCCGGCAGGATCGCGCCGCGGCGCCGGGGGTGCAGGAGCGGGCCCAGGAGGGGGCGGCAGCGGCGGAGTGGCCAAGTGGCTCCGGGAGCATCTGGGCTTCCGCggggggggcggcggcggcggcggaggtgGGGGCAAGCCGGCGCCCCCTGAGCCGGACTACCGGCCCCCGGCACCTTCCCCGGCGGCGCCCCCCGCACCTCCCCCGGACATTTTGGCTGCCTACCGGCTGCAGAGGGAGCGTGACTTCGAAGACCCCTACTCCGGGGGGCCGTCCGGCACCGCTGCCCTAgccacccccgccgcccccggcccCACGCCGCCCCCGCGCCACGGCTCGCCCCCCCACCGCCTTATTCGGGTCGAGACCCCTGGCCCCCCGGCTCCTCCGCCTGAGGAACGAATCTCTGGACACCCCGCCAGCAGCGACAGG TTAGCAATTCTAGAAGACTATGCGGACCCTTTTGATGTTCAGGAGACTGGCGAAGGCCCAATAGGTGCTTCAGGAGCCCCAGAGAAGGTCCCTGAAAATGACGGCTACATGGAACCCTATGAGGCACAAAAGATGATGGCCG AGATCCGGGGCTCCAAGGAGACAGCAGCTCAGCCCCTGCCTCTGTATGACACACCCTATGAGCCAGAGGAGGAGGGGGCCACCCCAGAGGGTGAGGGAGCCCCCTGGCCCCGGGAGTCCCGCCTGCCAGAGGATGATGAGAGGCCCCCCGAGGAGTATGACCAGCCCTGGGAGTGGAAGAAGGAGCGGATTTCCAAAGCCTTTGCAG CTGGTATCACGGGGCCATCAGCCGAACAGATGCCGAGAACCTGCTCCGGCTGTGCAAAGAGGCCAGCTATCTGGTGCGCAACAGTGAGACCAGCAAGAACGACTTCTCCCTGTCCCTCAA TTCCATCCCCGTCAAGGCTGGTATGGTCCAAAGCACGGAGAGACATCAGGGTCTGGCTCCAAACAGAGCAGAGTCTGGGCCCTGCCTTATCCCAAGGAGTGAAGGAGGGGGCCGGCCTGGACACTGCTCCAGCCCAGGCTGATCTGGGCCTGCCAGCATCTGTCTGCCAGAGTCTCGTTTGCATATAA